In a single window of the Centropristis striata isolate RG_2023a ecotype Rhode Island chromosome 18, C.striata_1.0, whole genome shotgun sequence genome:
- the naa20 gene encoding N-alpha-acetyltransferase 20 has product MTTLRPFTCDDLFKFNNINLDPLTETYGIPFYLQYLAHWPEYFIVAEAPGGELMGYIMGKAEGSVAREEWHGHVTALSVAPEFRRLGLAAKLMEMLEEISERKGGFFVDLFVRVSNQVAVNMYKRLGYSVYRTVIEYYSASNGEPDEDAYDMRKALSRDTEKKSIIPLPHPVRPEDIE; this is encoded by the exons ATGACAACATTAAGACCTTTTACCTGcgatgatttatttaaattcaaCAATAT TAACTTGGACCCACTGACAGAAACT TATGGGATCCCGTTCTACCTGCAGTACCTGGCTCACTGGCCCGAGTACTTCATTGTGGCTGAGGCTCCTGGAGGAGAACTGATGGGCTACA TCATGGGGAAGGCGGAGGGATCTGTGGCGCGGGAGGAGTGGCACGGTCACGTCACGGCTCTTTCTGTGGCTCCTGAGTTCAGGAGACTCGGACTCGCTGCCAAACTGATGGAGATGCTGGAGGAGATCTCAGAGAG GAAAGGAGGATTCTTCGTGGATCTGTTCGTACGAGTCTCCAACCAGGTGGCGGTGAACATGTACAAGCGTCTGGGCTACAGCGTTTACCGAACCGTCATCGAGTATTACAGCGCCAGCAACGGGGAGCCAGACGAAGACGCCTACG ACATGAGGAAAGCTCTGTCCCGAGACACGGAGAAGAAGTCGATCATCCCGCTGCCTCACCCGGTCCGACCCGAGGACATCGAATAA